The following are encoded together in the Campylobacter devanensis genome:
- the gltX gene encoding glutamate--tRNA ligase: MLTTRFAPSPTGFLHIGGLRTALYSYLYARKNGGKFLLRIEDTDLKRNSQEATIAIREAFNWCGLDYDGEVEYQSKRFDIYKKYIDQLLKDGKAYKCYTTQEELAQMRAEAEANKQRPKYDGRYRDFTGTPPQGIEPVIRIKAPLDGVIEFTDGVKGYIKFNCEDILDDFIIARSDGSPTYNFCVVIDDALMGVTHIIRGDDHLSNTPKQIILYEALGFKIPEFFHVAMINGSDGAKLSKRHGATDVMEYKNMGYLPEALLNFLVRLGWSHGDDEIFSMHQMLELFDPYNLSKSASTYNPSKLEWLNAHYIKTLPFERLADDMLYFGLDFRAINKGQMLLDLLRERSKTLLELKASALAIINQPTNYDQNAVKKFINDDNKLLLSEFANSLGNANMDAKAVEEMTNEFLTQKGKKLKDLAQPIRIAITGSAVSPSIFEVIEFIGLDELKSRIQNFLKSL, from the coding sequence ATGCTAACTACAAGATTTGCTCCATCTCCAACTGGATTTTTACACATTGGTGGGCTTAGAACTGCACTATATAGCTATCTTTATGCTCGCAAAAATGGCGGTAAATTTCTACTTCGCATAGAAGATACCGATCTTAAAAGAAACTCACAAGAGGCTACAATTGCTATTAGAGAAGCCTTTAATTGGTGTGGGTTAGATTATGATGGTGAAGTAGAGTATCAATCAAAAAGATTTGATATTTATAAAAAATATATTGATCAACTACTAAAAGATGGCAAAGCCTATAAATGCTACACTACTCAAGAAGAGCTAGCTCAAATGAGAGCCGAGGCTGAAGCCAATAAGCAAAGACCAAAATATGATGGCAGATATAGAGATTTTACAGGCACACCACCACAAGGCATTGAGCCTGTAATTCGTATAAAAGCTCCACTTGATGGAGTAATTGAATTTACCGATGGAGTAAAAGGGTATATTAAATTTAACTGCGAGGATATCTTAGATGATTTTATTATCGCTAGAAGTGATGGGTCGCCTACATATAATTTTTGTGTTGTGATAGATGATGCATTGATGGGAGTTACACATATCATTAGAGGCGATGATCACCTAAGCAACACGCCAAAACAGATTATACTATATGAAGCACTTGGATTTAAAATTCCAGAATTTTTTCATGTAGCTATGATAAATGGAAGCGATGGAGCAAAACTTAGTAAAAGACACGGCGCAACAGATGTAATGGAGTATAAAAATATGGGCTATCTACCTGAGGCATTGCTAAATTTCTTAGTGCGTCTTGGCTGGAGCCATGGAGATGATGAGATATTTAGTATGCATCAAATGTTAGAGCTATTTGATCCATATAATTTAAGCAAATCAGCCTCTACATATAATCCATCAAAACTAGAATGGCTAAATGCTCACTACATAAAAACTTTACCATTTGAAAGATTAGCTGATGATATGCTATATTTTGGATTAGATTTTAGGGCAATAAATAAAGGCCAAATGCTACTAGATCTATTAAGAGAGCGTTCAAAAACTCTCTTAGAACTAAAAGCTTCGGCTCTTGCTATCATCAATCAACCAACAAATTATGACCAAAATGCTGTGAAAAAATTTATAAATGATGATAATAAGCTACTTTTAAGCGAATTTGCCAACTCTCTTGGTAATGCCAATATGGATGCTAAGGCAGTTGAGGAGATGACAAATGAATTTCTAACTCAAAAAGGCAAAAAGCTAAAAGATCTAGCCCAACCAATTAGAATAGCAATCACAGGTAGTGCGGTAAGCCCAAGTATCTTTGAAGTTATAGAATTTATCGGTCTTGATGAGTTAAAATCAAGAATCCAAAACTTCCTAAAATCTTTATAA
- a CDS encoding peptidylprolyl isomerase produces MIKNLIFTALFLAICANARFVGGLVATVDNEPITTYELNTTMTKMNLNKEAALNLLIKDKLELAQIKKLNITASQLEIEQKIAQLASANKMSVETFKSVIKSRGTSETQMRENMEISIKKEKLYAGILNTPNQNITPQNAKRFYENNSGMFLQFDKVSLIRYTSNDPQALNLQTKDYKAKINGVQKENLSLSSSEIAPGLVYIFNTTPNGEFTPILEGPMGLERFYIVAKSGSVLPPFEVVEQAVVNAMVEQEREIAIMDYFNKLKVKANIKYIK; encoded by the coding sequence ATGATAAAAAATTTAATTTTTACAGCACTATTTTTGGCTATTTGTGCCAATGCTAGATTTGTAGGTGGTTTAGTTGCGACTGTAGATAATGAACCTATTACGACTTATGAGCTAAACACTACGATGACTAAGATGAATCTAAACAAAGAGGCTGCACTAAATCTACTAATAAAAGATAAACTTGAGCTTGCTCAAATAAAAAAGCTAAATATAACTGCAAGTCAATTAGAAATAGAACAAAAGATCGCCCAGTTAGCCAGTGCAAATAAAATGAGCGTTGAAACATTTAAATCAGTTATAAAATCTCGTGGTACAAGTGAAACACAAATGCGTGAAAATATGGAAATATCGATTAAAAAAGAGAAGCTTTATGCTGGAATTTTAAATACTCCAAACCAAAATATCACTCCACAAAATGCTAAAAGATTTTATGAAAATAATTCTGGAATGTTTTTGCAATTTGATAAGGTTAGCCTAATTCGTTATACTTCAAATGATCCACAGGCTTTAAATTTGCAAACTAAAGATTATAAAGCAAAAATAAACGGAGTGCAAAAAGAGAATTTAAGTCTAAGTTCATCTGAGATTGCTCCTGGGTTAGTTTATATCTTTAATACTACCCCAAATGGTGAATTTACACCGATTTTAGAAGGACCAATGGGGTTAGAAAGATTTTATATAGTAGCTAAAAGTGGCTCAGTTTTACCGCCATTTGAAGTAGTAGAACAAGCTGTAGTAAATGCAATGGTAGAACAAGAAAGAGAGATTGCTATAATGGATTATTTTAATAAATTAAAGGTAAAAGCAAATATAAAATATATAAAATAA
- a CDS encoding coproporphyrinogen III oxidase family protein — MKPLSIVQNLALKYAKYSLNRSLKTQLNLDILQNSKTKLPDPNINYMLYAHIPFCHTFCPYCSFHKYAYDENLAKEYFKNLRQEMKQIHTLGYKFNSMYVGGGTTLINEDELIKTLELAKKLFNIDEISCESDPSHIKPANLKRFKGLISRLSIGVQSFNDDILKRVGRYEKFGSSVDLVNKLKNAINILPVTSIDLIFNFPNQTKDMLLNDINLAKSIEAQQITFYPLMKSNLTKDKIASTLGNSYKDNEYEFYSIIEENFKDYHKNNAWSYAKEKSSLNDEYVSSKHEYLGIGSGGFSFLGGELFINAFNLNKYNEKIQNQQSSVIANCKFSSKERVKYLFLTEIFSGFIDIDKFNQTNNINLYKTLNLELNLLRLVGAIKIQNNHIESTQFGRYLWLSLMKEFYIGMDKVRAIFKDDAKLKNSSKINVIKSQI, encoded by the coding sequence ATGAAACCTCTCTCCATAGTCCAAAATTTAGCACTCAAATATGCAAAATATTCGTTAAATAGATCTTTAAAAACTCAACTAAATTTAGATATATTACAAAATAGTAAAACCAAACTTCCAGATCCAAATATAAATTATATGCTATATGCGCATATACCATTTTGTCATACATTTTGTCCATATTGTTCATTTCATAAATATGCCTATGATGAAAACCTTGCTAAAGAGTATTTTAAAAATCTTCGCCAAGAAATGAAACAAATCCATACATTAGGATATAAATTTAACTCAATGTATGTTGGCGGTGGCACAACTCTTATAAATGAAGATGAGCTGATAAAAACCTTAGAGCTAGCCAAAAAGCTTTTTAATATAGATGAGATATCATGCGAGAGCGACCCAAGCCATATAAAACCTGCAAATCTTAAACGCTTTAAAGGATTAATTAGTCGGCTAAGTATTGGTGTGCAAAGCTTTAATGATGATATTTTAAAGCGTGTTGGCAGATATGAGAAATTTGGCTCAAGTGTTGATTTAGTAAATAAACTAAAAAATGCAATTAATATCTTACCGGTTACAAGTATAGACCTAATCTTTAACTTTCCAAATCAAACCAAAGATATGCTACTAAATGATATAAATCTAGCCAAAAGTATTGAAGCGCAGCAAATTACATTTTATCCGTTGATGAAATCAAATTTAACCAAAGACAAAATTGCTTCTACTTTAGGCAATAGTTACAAAGATAACGAGTATGAGTTTTACTCTATTATAGAGGAGAATTTCAAAGATTATCATAAAAATAACGCCTGGTCATACGCTAAAGAAAAATCTAGCCTAAATGATGAATATGTAAGCTCAAAACATGAGTATTTAGGAATTGGAAGTGGTGGATTTAGTTTTCTTGGTGGGGAGCTTTTTATCAATGCGTTTAATCTAAATAAATATAATGAAAAAATTCAAAACCAACAAAGTTCAGTAATTGCAAATTGCAAATTTAGCTCAAAAGAGCGGGTAAAATATCTATTTTTGACCGAAATTTTTAGTGGATTTATAGATATTGATAAATTTAATCAAACAAACAATATAAATCTATATAAAACTCTAAATTTAGAACTCAATCTCTTAAGGCTTGTTGGTGCGATAAAAATTCAAAACAACCATATAGAATCAACTCAATTTGGTAGATATTTATGGCTTAGCTTGATGAAGGAGTTTTATATCGGTATGGATAAGGTTAGAGCTATTTTCAAAGATGATGCAAAGCTTAAAAATAGCTCTAAAATAAATGTAATAAAGAGTCAAATTTAG
- a CDS encoding thioredoxin domain-containing protein, whose product MKFKKFITAFLLLLAVGANAITEGKEYIKLPSNAQFKDAQNSVIEIFSYGCIHCYNHFRAGTLKFVSEILPDLKYDEWQVRQMGEFGFVMSEVLGYAKSIDEKNRINSLSAKSNFHQVLKGFFEDAFVNKKTYKNGEEFYQRAVSILKANGVQNASIQSILDYADSNEGKEYAKLTNQALEVAKISGTPGFIVNGKYLINIEHINSQEELVEVISELIKLK is encoded by the coding sequence ATGAAATTTAAAAAATTTATCACAGCATTTTTGCTTTTACTAGCAGTAGGGGCAAATGCTATCACTGAAGGTAAAGAGTATATCAAACTACCATCTAATGCGCAGTTTAAAGATGCTCAAAATAGCGTTATAGAGATCTTTAGCTATGGATGTATTCACTGCTATAATCACTTTAGGGCTGGAACACTAAAGTTTGTATCTGAAATCCTGCCAGATCTTAAATATGATGAGTGGCAAGTGCGTCAAATGGGCGAATTTGGTTTTGTGATGAGCGAGGTTTTAGGCTATGCTAAGAGCATAGATGAGAAAAATAGAATAAATAGCCTAAGTGCAAAATCGAATTTTCATCAAGTATTAAAAGGCTTTTTTGAAGATGCTTTTGTAAATAAAAAAACATATAAAAATGGCGAAGAATTCTACCAAAGAGCTGTAAGCATTTTAAAAGCAAATGGAGTGCAAAATGCTAGCATACAATCTATCTTAGATTACGCAGATTCAAATGAGGGTAAAGAGTATGCTAAATTAACTAACCAAGCTTTAGAGGTAGCTAAAATTAGCGGTACTCCTGGATTTATAGTAAATGGTAAATACCTTATCAATATTGAACACATAAATAGCCAAGAAGAACTAGTAGAGGTAATATCTGAGCTTATAAAATTAAAATAA
- a CDS encoding YajQ family cyclic di-GMP-binding protein, with protein MADEHSFDISASVDMMEVKNALEVAKKEVTNRFDFKGLKAEIELNEKDKTITLLSSSDSKIDALKDIVISKLIKREIPPVALSEKSRENASGGNTKCILKLNDTLDSDNAKKITKAIKEAKIKVNASIRGDEVRVVSKSIDELQNTIKLVKGLNLELPLSFKNLK; from the coding sequence ATGGCTGATGAACATAGCTTTGATATAAGTGCAAGTGTCGATATGATGGAGGTCAAAAACGCTCTAGAAGTAGCTAAAAAAGAAGTTACAAATAGGTTTGATTTTAAAGGGTTAAAGGCTGAAATTGAACTAAATGAAAAAGATAAAACCATTACTCTTTTAAGCTCTAGCGACTCTAAAATAGATGCGCTAAAAGATATAGTAATAAGCAAATTAATCAAACGAGAAATACCACCAGTTGCACTTAGTGAAAAAAGCAGAGAAAATGCAAGTGGCGGTAATACAAAATGCATACTAAAACTAAATGATACCCTTGATAGCGATAATGCTAAAAAAATTACAAAAGCGATAAAAGAGGCTAAAATCAAGGTAAATGCATCAATTAGAGGCGATGAAGTAAGAGTAGTAAGCAAGTCAATTGATGAGCTTCAAAATACAATAAAGCTAGTAAAAGGTTTAAATTTAGAACTACCACTAAGCTTTAAAAATCTAAAATAA
- a CDS encoding D-2-hydroxyacid dehydrogenase, producing MKIVCLDADTLGNDVDLDAVFGKFGEFVSYNMTEANQTVQRLQNADIVLTNKVLITKDVIAQTNLKLICVTATGVNNIDLEAAKEANIPVKNVAGYSTNSVAQQTFANILALRNSTSYYENYGKNSDGWAKSPIFVNLDRPIFELSGKRFCVVGLGTIGLEIAKIAQAFGCDVCYYSTSGNNSNSKFKRVSFKEALQCDIISIHAPLNENTKNLFDANALNQLKDGAMLVNSGRGGIIDEEKIAQIIDEREIYFVTDVLEKEPIRADHPLLKVKNKDRLMITPHIAWASVEARKKLIELSAKNIEDFIKG from the coding sequence ATGAAAATAGTATGTCTAGATGCTGATACATTAGGTAATGATGTAGATTTAGATGCTGTATTTGGCAAATTTGGTGAGTTTGTTAGCTATAATATGACTGAGGCTAATCAAACAGTTCAAAGACTTCAAAATGCAGATATAGTATTAACAAATAAAGTATTAATTACAAAAGATGTTATTGCTCAAACAAATTTAAAATTAATCTGCGTAACTGCAACTGGCGTTAATAATATCGATTTAGAAGCTGCAAAAGAGGCTAATATTCCAGTTAAAAATGTAGCTGGCTACTCCACTAATAGCGTAGCTCAACAAACTTTTGCCAATATTTTAGCTCTTAGAAATAGTACAAGCTACTATGAAAACTATGGCAAAAATAGCGATGGTTGGGCAAAAAGTCCAATATTTGTAAATTTAGATAGACCAATTTTCGAACTTAGCGGTAAAAGATTTTGCGTAGTTGGTCTTGGCACAATCGGTCTTGAAATAGCTAAAATCGCTCAAGCTTTTGGTTGCGATGTTTGCTACTACTCAACAAGTGGAAACAACTCAAATAGCAAATTTAAAAGAGTAAGCTTTAAAGAGGCTTTACAGTGCGATATAATAAGCATTCACGCCCCATTAAATGAAAATACAAAAAATCTATTTGATGCTAATGCCCTAAACCAGCTAAAAGATGGCGCAATGCTTGTAAATAGCGGTCGTGGCGGTATAATAGATGAAGAAAAAATCGCCCAAATTATAGATGAGCGTGAAATTTATTTTGTTACTGATGTGCTTGAAAAAGAGCCAATTAGAGCCGATCATCCTTTATTAAAAGTAAAAAATAAAGATAGATTAATGATTACTCCGCATATTGCGTGGGCAAGCGTAGAGGCTAGAAAAAAACTAATTGAGCTAAGTGCTAAAAATATAGAAGATTTCATAAAGGGGTAA
- a CDS encoding phosphatidate cytidylyltransferase → MKKRIFVGVALFAAFLAVVVLDIFWLNFAIFGVLLAIAVLESLKLYGLKEKSLAVIAVAFFTLLPFIGGIQDIFKIILLNLIVVASVLAYTKNENLKIILPFIYPTAPMFMLFAIYQSYGIAALFWLIFSVVASDSGAYFIGKFFGKRNFSASSPNKTLEGVVGGFVIGSVFGVAAGLFLMDIDFLIVILCSVSVVIFGIFGDLFESYLKRLAGVKDSGVILGEQGGLLDRMDGYLFGVLAMYMVLV, encoded by the coding sequence ATGAAAAAGAGAATTTTTGTTGGGGTCGCTTTGTTTGCGGCGTTTTTGGCAGTTGTGGTGCTAGATATTTTTTGGCTAAATTTTGCTATTTTTGGCGTACTTTTGGCTATTGCTGTGCTAGAGAGTCTAAAGCTTTATGGACTTAAGGAAAAGTCGCTTGCAGTGATTGCAGTGGCATTTTTTACACTACTACCTTTTATTGGTGGAATTCAAGATATTTTTAAGATAATACTTCTAAATTTGATTGTAGTAGCTAGTGTTTTAGCATATACTAAAAATGAGAATTTAAAGATAATTTTGCCATTCATATATCCAACTGCACCAATGTTTATGCTCTTTGCAATTTATCAAAGTTATGGAATTGCGGCACTATTTTGGCTTATTTTTAGCGTGGTGGCTAGTGATAGTGGAGCCTATTTTATAGGAAAATTTTTTGGCAAAAGAAATTTTAGTGCTTCAAGCCCAAATAAGACTCTTGAAGGTGTTGTAGGCGGATTTGTGATTGGGTCTGTATTTGGTGTGGCTGCTGGGTTATTTTTGATGGATATAGACTTTTTAATTGTTATTTTATGTTCAGTTAGTGTGGTAATTTTTGGGATATTTGGAGATCTATTTGAGAGTTATTTAAAGCGTTTAGCAGGCGTTAAAGATAGTGGTGTAATACTAGGTGAACAGGGTGGATTATTAGATAGAATGGATGGATATCTATTTGGCGTCTTGGCGATGTATATGGTGCTTGTATGA
- the dxr gene encoding 1-deoxy-D-xylulose-5-phosphate reductoisomerase, with protein sequence MIILGSSGSIGLNALNLAKEYNLKVDALACKSSLKVLNAQIEEFSPKLVYIDDDSLKPLVNHKFVFSKKDGIEKFLIACDEQSHGSKLINAFVGFDGLVPSVMALKLGFDLALANKESLVAGGQFLDCSKITPIDSEHFGLKFLLKDRPKLHRLIITASGGAFYGRDISSLKDASVEDALKHPNWNMGAKITIDSATMVNKLFEIIEAFWLYGCQNIEAYIERKSLIHALIEFKDGSTTAHISKPDMRLAIAHAIGLNNQRIIENLDIAKLQNITLEPIDLERYRAFSLKDNLLQNPQIGAIINAANDEIVAGFLSKKVKFNSISSAIFDALDRFFCFKLDSLESVIEINQKVREYIKHRYIS encoded by the coding sequence ATGATAATTCTTGGTAGCAGTGGAAGTATCGGTCTAAATGCATTAAATTTAGCCAAAGAGTATAACTTAAAAGTCGATGCTTTAGCATGTAAAAGTAGCCTTAAAGTATTAAATGCACAAATAGAGGAATTTTCTCCAAAATTAGTATATATAGATGATGATAGCTTAAAACCTTTGGTAAATCACAAATTTGTTTTTAGCAAAAAAGATGGAATAGAGAAATTTTTAATAGCATGTGATGAGCAAAGTCATGGCTCAAAACTTATAAATGCTTTTGTAGGATTTGATGGATTAGTGCCTAGTGTGATGGCTTTAAAGTTGGGATTTGATCTGGCTTTGGCAAATAAAGAGAGTCTTGTAGCTGGTGGGCAATTCTTAGATTGTTCAAAGATTACGCCAATTGATAGTGAGCATTTTGGACTGAAATTTTTGCTAAAAGATCGCCCAAAGCTACATAGATTGATTATTACAGCAAGTGGTGGTGCCTTTTATGGGCGTGATATTTCTAGTTTAAAAGATGCTAGTGTAGAAGATGCATTAAAACATCCTAATTGGAATATGGGGGCAAAGATTACTATTGATAGCGCTACAATGGTAAATAAGCTATTTGAGATTATTGAAGCGTTTTGGCTATATGGATGCCAAAATATAGAAGCATATATAGAAAGAAAGTCTTTAATTCACGCACTTATCGAATTTAAAGATGGCTCTACAACTGCGCATATATCAAAGCCAGATATGAGATTAGCTATTGCTCATGCCATAGGTCTTAATAATCAAAGAATTATTGAAAATTTAGATATTGCAAAATTACAAAACATAACTCTTGAGCCAATTGATTTAGAGCGATATAGGGCTTTTAGTTTAAAAGATAATCTCTTGCAAAATCCACAAATTGGTGCAATTATAAATGCTGCAAATGATGAAATAGTAGCAGGATTTTTAAGTAAGAAGGTTAAATTTAACTCCATTAGTAGTGCAATTTTTGATGCTTTGGATAGATTTTTTTGTTTTAAACTAGATAGCTTAGAGTCTGTAATCGAGATAAATCAAAAAGTAAGAGAGTATATAAAACATAGATATATTAGTTAA
- a CDS encoding M99 family carboxypeptidase catalytic domain-containing protein, which yields MRKIIAFLTIFIFASYAYGEFSLIKLGIDNNNTVLVTGGIQGDEPGGFMSANLLARGYEIISGSLYVVPNLNMPSIIKKSRGINGDMNRKFDTLSDKDPEKDIVEQIKSLVLQPNITMLINLHDGSGFYRPKYINKMMNPNRWGNIAIIDQATLPNVIYGDLEVTANKVVKELNKHLLDPKHKYHLRNTHTAKGDKEMLKSLSYFAIKNGKAAYANEASKTLPVHERVYYHLIAVEEYLKLAGIEFKRKFELTPQGVKKALDEDLSVLVCGKFMFYSPKSRLGYIPLSNDGELEFDCDNALVALTKNKDEYNIHYGNKIVTRFTPQFFEYSNLINEIEIRIDEGEPKFVILGQKISAKNSFEIIKRDGVRTNIIGYGTTPVDESGIKISKDMIKSRFSMDKDESIYRVEFYEETDSKDKFIGMILVEFVK from the coding sequence TTGCGTAAAATTATTGCATTTTTAACTATTTTTATATTTGCTAGTTATGCTTATGGCGAGTTTTCTTTAATAAAACTTGGCATTGATAATAACAATACTGTACTTGTAACTGGCGGAATTCAAGGCGATGAACCAGGTGGATTTATGTCTGCTAATTTATTAGCTCGTGGATATGAGATTATATCAGGATCGCTATATGTAGTGCCAAATTTAAATATGCCAAGCATTATTAAAAAATCTCGTGGCATAAATGGAGATATGAATCGCAAATTTGATACACTTTCAGATAAAGACCCTGAAAAAGATATAGTAGAACAGATTAAATCTTTGGTTTTACAACCTAATATTACTATGCTTATAAATTTGCACGATGGAAGTGGTTTTTATCGTCCAAAATATATAAATAAAATGATGAATCCAAATCGTTGGGGAAATATTGCTATTATTGACCAAGCAACTCTGCCAAATGTTATATATGGCGATTTAGAAGTTACTGCAAATAAGGTAGTAAAAGAGTTAAATAAGCACCTTTTAGATCCAAAGCATAAGTACCATTTACGCAACACGCATACAGCCAAAGGTGATAAAGAGATGTTAAAGAGCCTTTCATATTTTGCGATAAAAAATGGTAAGGCAGCATATGCAAATGAAGCGAGTAAAACCTTGCCGGTGCATGAGAGAGTTTATTATCACTTAATTGCAGTAGAAGAATATTTAAAGCTAGCTGGGATCGAATTTAAGCGTAAATTTGAGCTAACACCGCAAGGCGTTAAAAAGGCGCTTGATGAGGATTTATCTGTTTTAGTGTGCGGAAAGTTTATGTTTTATTCGCCAAAATCTCGCTTAGGTTATATTCCGCTTTCAAATGATGGCGAGCTAGAGTTTGATTGTGATAATGCTTTAGTTGCTCTTACTAAAAATAAAGATGAATATAATATCCATTATGGCAATAAGATTGTAACAAGATTTACGCCGCAGTTTTTTGAGTATTCAAATTTGATTAATGAAATTGAAATTCGCATAGATGAAGGAGAGCCTAAATTTGTAATTTTAGGACAAAAAATCAGTGCTAAAAATAGCTTTGAGATAATCAAAAGAGATGGGGTGAGAACCAATATAATAGGCTATGGCACAACCCCAGTAGATGAAAGCGGTATAAAAATTAGTAAAGATATGATAAAATCACGCTTTTCTATGGATAAAGATGAGTCAATTTATAGGGTTGAATTTTATGAAGAGACAGACTCAAAAGATAAATTTATTGGTATGATTTTGGTGGAGTTTGTAAAGTGA
- the tsaD gene encoding tRNA (adenosine(37)-N6)-threonylcarbamoyltransferase complex transferase subunit TsaD — MILGIESSCDDSSVALLGLDLELKYHKKISQELEHSKYGGVVPELAARLHTAALPNLIKEIQPYFKDIKAIAVTNQPGLSVSLVGGVSVAKALAIGLNLPLIEVNHLVGHIFSLFLEESEQLPLGVLLVSGGHTMILYVDENGDITTLASTSDDSFGESFDKVAKMMGLGYPGGVAIENLAKQSNSHRYKFTIPLKGDKRLEYSFSGLKNQVRLEIEKSVANNSQDIDFADIAAGFERAACEHIIDKLNRICIEYKFKNLGVVGGASANIYLRSMLLKLCDKFDINLLVAPMEFCSDNAAMIARAGLAKFKKNKFTQSKELKISPRSSLSSIYL, encoded by the coding sequence GTGATTTTAGGGATTGAGAGTAGTTGTGATGATAGTTCAGTAGCACTTTTGGGTTTAGATTTAGAGCTAAAATATCATAAAAAAATTAGCCAAGAATTAGAACATAGTAAATATGGCGGTGTTGTGCCTGAGCTAGCTGCAAGACTTCATACTGCAGCATTACCAAATTTGATTAAAGAGATTCAGCCATATTTTAAGGATATTAAAGCAATTGCAGTAACAAATCAACCCGGTCTTAGTGTAAGTCTTGTTGGTGGAGTAAGTGTAGCAAAAGCACTTGCTATTGGATTAAATTTACCATTAATTGAGGTAAACCACCTAGTAGGACATATTTTTTCGCTATTTTTAGAAGAATCTGAACAGCTGCCTCTTGGTGTTTTATTAGTTAGTGGCGGTCATACTATGATTTTATATGTTGATGAAAATGGAGATATTACCACACTAGCTTCGACTAGCGATGATAGCTTTGGCGAGAGTTTTGATAAGGTTGCTAAAATGATGGGACTAGGTTATCCTGGCGGAGTGGCAATTGAGAATTTAGCCAAACAATCAAATAGTCATAGATATAAATTTACTATTCCATTAAAGGGTGATAAAAGATTAGAATATAGCTTTTCAGGGCTTAAAAATCAAGTTAGATTAGAAATAGAAAAGAGTGTAGCAAATAACAGCCAAGATATTGATTTTGCCGATATCGCAGCTGGATTTGAAAGGGCTGCATGTGAACATATTATAGATAAGCTTAATAGGATTTGTATAGAATATAAATTTAAAAATCTAGGCGTAGTAGGCGGAGCAAGCGCAAATATATATCTACGCAGTATGCTTCTTAAGTTGTGTGATAAATTTGATATAAATTTACTAGTAGCACCAATGGAATTTTGTAGTGATAATGCTGCTATGATAGCAAGAGCTGGATTGGCAAAATTTAAAAAAAATAAATTTACTCAATCAAAAGAGCTAAAAATTAGCCCTCGTTCAAGCTTAAGCTCAATTTACTTGTGA